A single Xenopus laevis strain J_2021 chromosome 3S, Xenopus_laevis_v10.1, whole genome shotgun sequence DNA region contains:
- the aff4.S gene encoding uncharacterized protein aff4.S isoform X3, protein MDEYIDRAFLSNDYAETWHISEADADRVLWQLSHTELPCKSNEADIAAEWERLKRREVDLDLHGMFLSDYYRLKRIPRGFRIRNIPTIGRSNPEFCKKWIGVLNKCSLDLMILVIEEVSSDIIKVRKSLSSHETEHQAVLSGEAFNAALSKARASLEQYKQDLVRFKKEKLRRVNEDYTNCRLYRWLSGGCDPDQQAGRFRRAPRYKLKKPLNTVDNSSGDSDGDDLSAERSRGQEGNAAVPTSVESPPCFNPLNSLVSFFRGAPSWEGQTTVRTYKKYPTRRGQRRKGIQTLAVPIFNLSQHTLSPSELSILQKGLSFVPTCHLDSLDWDIDFFKLCRGLCLRDHFRDSPVTTEEPAKLKLKSLFTPPCVHPTIKLFKHAVEQGMEANTVIPRVRQNITKDERAAIKTLQEDTNLIIRPADKGGGIVLLNYSEYRDEILGQLGTKDVYKQLSGDPIKSFKSQVDGVLNQAFEDDIIDSTLKEYLKQEFPICPTLYTLPKVHKSLIKPPGRPIVSSRGSLLHPIGIYLDVILQPVVQNTPTYLRDTPHLLECLRSLVIPVGKKCWLASLDVVSLYTCIPHGAGIEAVRRSLEEYANYVGPPIPFVLELLRLALTMNYFRFQSDFFLQVSGTSMGAAMAPSYANLFMHQFEQHYIVPKYGDRILFFRRYIDDVIIVWSGTEDEFQLMVRELNALDSPVKFTHEIHPELIHFLDIEIWKREDHIEYTLFRKSTDKNVLLHYNSCHPGPMKKSLPISQFCRVLRNNSNSEVAEQQLSSMRSLFLDSGYPESVLEQALILARQRVSTPRAHTNSPPKFIYSTKYTTGSHRTKKLVSNHWSIIQADAGLKSVVPKDLMTCYRRGTNLKDLLVKTDPVGCYQKGQNTWLRNDLPGCFRCPNCTSCRFMTLGNSFLHPQTGKRFLIKHHITCTTTHIIYLITCPCGLSYVGKTDQTLRLRMDGHRSAIRTAFRNGYTNKPVANHFLEVGHRLPTFRFIAIDHIPPPRRGGDRSKILLQREVFWTRKLNTLAPAGLNDQCSLLCFLEQR, encoded by the coding sequence ATGGATGAATATATTGATCGAGCATTCCTGTCCAATGATTATGCAGAAACATGGCACATTTCCGAGGCCGATGCAGACAGAGTTTTGTGGCAACTATCGCATACTGAACTACCCTGTAAATCCAATGAGGCTGATATAGCGGCAGAGTGGGAACGATTAAAACGCAGAGAAGTGGATTTGGATCTCCACGGCATGTTCCTGTCGGATTACTACAGACTTAAAAGGATACCGAGAGGTTTTAGGATCCGGAATATACCCACTATCGGCAGATCTAATCCCGAGTTCTGCAAAAAATGGATTGGGGTATTGAATAAGTGCTCCTTGGACCTTATGATCCTGGTGATCGAAGAAGTGTCAAGTGATATTATCAAAGTCAGGAAGTCGCTTTCCTCACATGAGACGGAACATCAAGCAGTGTTGTCCGGGGAagcctttaatgctgcactgtcCAAGGCGCGCGCCTCTTTGGAGCAGTACAAGCAAGATTTGGTGCGCTTCAAAAAGGAGAAACTACGCCGCGTTAATGAGGATTATACCAATTGCCGTTTATACAGGTGGCTCAGCGGCGGATGTGATCCGGACCAACAGGCTGGTCGCTTCAGACGGGCTCCAAGGTACAAACTGAAGAAACCGCTcaacacagtggataacagttcAGGCGATTCAGACGGCGATGATCTGTCCGCGGAAAGATCTCGGGGCCAGGAGGGAAATGCTGCAGTGCCGACAAGTGTGGAATCGCCCCCCTGCTTCAATCCCCTTAACTCCCTCGTCTCCTTTTTTAGGGGAGCGCCCTCCTGGGAAGGACAAACCACCGTTAGGACGTACAAGAAGTACCCAACGCGGAGGGGGCAGAGGAGGAAGGGGATACAGACATTAGCGGTACCGATCTTTAATCTATCACAGCATACACTGTCTCCCTCTGAGTTAAGTATCTTACAAAAGGGCCTGTCCTTTGTGCCTACTTGTCATTTGGACTCTTTGGACtgggacattgatttttttaaactctgcaggGGTCTCTGTTTGAGGGATCATTTCAGAGATAGCCCTGTTACGACCGAGGAACCTGccaaattgaaattaaaaagtcTCTTCACTCCCCCGTGTGTACATCCAACtattaaattgtttaaacatgCTGTAGAACAGGGTATGGAAGCCAATACCGTTATCCCACGGGTTAGACAGAATATTACTAAGGATGAACGGGCTGCCATTAAAACCCTCCAGGAGGATACAAATTTGATAATACGCCCAGCTGACAAGGGCGGGGGTATAGTGCTCCTGAACTACTCGGAGTACAGAGATGAAATATTAGGTCAATTAGGTACTAAAGATGTTTACAAACAATTGTCGGGGGACCCAATAAAATCCTTTAAGTCCCAAGTTGATGGGGTGCTTAACCAGGCTTTTGAGGATGACATTATTgattcaactttaaaggaatacCTGAAACAGGAATTCCCCATTTGTCCTACATTATACACTTTACCAAAGGTTCACAAAAGCCTGATTAAACCCCCTGGCCGCCCGATAGTCTCGAGTAGGGGGTCTTTATTACACCCAATTGGTATATATCTGGATGTTATATTACAGCCTGTGGTACAAAATACCCCTACATACTTGAGAGATACTCCTCATTTACTTGAATGTTTGAGATCTTTGGTGATTCCTGTCGGGAAGAAGTGTTGGCTGGCCAGTCTAGATGTAGTTAGCCTCTACACGTGCATACCACATGGGGCTGGGATTGAAGCGGTGAGGCGCTCATTAGAGGAATACGCAAATTATGTGGGCCCCCCTATCCCATTTGTATTGGAGTTGTTAAGACTAGCACTGACTATGAATTATTTTCGGTTTCAGTCCGATTTCTTTTTACAGGTGTCTGGTACGTCGATGGGGGCGGCCATGGCACCCTCATACGCCAATCTGTTTATGCATCAATTCGAGCAACACTATATTGTGCCTAAGTATGGGGACCGGATTCTCTTCTTCCGTCGCTACAttgatgatgtcatcattgtCTGGAGTGGCACGGAGGATGAGTTTCAGTTGATGGTCCGCGAATTGAATGCCTTGGACAGTCCTGTAAAATTCACCCATGAGATACATCCTgagttaatacattttttggatattGAAATTTGGAAACGGGAAGATCATATTGAATATACGTTATTTCGTAAGTCCACTGACAAAAATGTCCTGCTCCATTACAATAGTTGTCACCCAGGCCCTATGAAAAAATCATTGCCGATTTCACAATTTTGTAGGGTTCTTCGGAATAACTCAAATTCAGAGGTGGCTGAACAACAACTGAGCAGCATGAGGTCTCTGTTTCTTGACAGTGGCTATCCAGAGTCTGTTCTGGAGCAGGCACTGATATTAGCCAGACAGCGGGTAAGCACACCACGAGCACACACAAATAGTCCCCCTAAATTTATTTATAGTACTAAGTATACTACTGGGTCTCATAGAACCAAGAAGTTGGTGAGTAATCATTGGAGTATTATTCAGGCAGATGCGGGTTTGAAGAGCGTAGTTCCAAAGGACCTGATGACCTGCTATCGACGAGGCACAAACCTTAAAGACCTTTTGGTTAAAACAGATCCCGTAGGTTGTTATCAGAAGGGACAGAATACTTGGTTACGCAATGATCTACCGGGGTGCTTTAGGTGCCCGAATTGTACTTCTTGCAGATTCATGACACTGGGCAACAGTTTTTTGCATCCACAAACAGGTAAACGGTTTTTGATTAAACATCATATAACCTGTACAACTACTcacataatatatttaataacatgTCCATGCGGACTGTCTTATGTCGGGAAAACCGATCAGACACTTCGTCTACGCATGGATGGACATCGTTCAGCCATTAGAACGGCATTTCGCAATGGTTATACAAATAAACCGGTGGCGAACCATTTTTTGGAAGTCGGTCATAGGTTGCCTACGTTTCGTTTCATAGCCATTGACCATATCCCCCCTCctaggagagggggtgataggtcAAAAATTCTACTGCAGAGGGAAGTGTTTTGGACAAGAAAGTTGAACACCCTGGCACCAGCAGGGTTAAACGATCAGTGTTCCCTTCTATGTTTCTTGGAACAACGTTGA